The Pirellulales bacterium genome has a segment encoding these proteins:
- a CDS encoding DUF1501 domain-containing protein, with the protein MDPCRSVQATTFRSRSAEVPAEQARAVTRRHFLKDCQLGLGAAALASLVARDLSAATSQVVNPLAPRAPHFAPKAKQVIYLHLTGSPPHLDLYDYKPELVKLDGQPCPDSFIKGKRFAFTSGTPKLLGTPRQFAQYGQNGVWLSDALPNLQLVADELCVIRSMTTDQFNHAPAELLLYTGSPRSGRPSMGAWVTYGLGSENENLPGFVVLISSGVQPNGGKNSFGSGFLPSVFQGVQCRSKGDPVLYASDPAGMDRGIRRDTLDALRDLNEMQAREMGHPETLTRIAQYELAFRMQTAVPEVMDISREPKETIAAYGAEPGGASFANNCLLARRLIEQGVRYVQLFDWGWDFHGTGGDTDIKDGLTKKCASMDQPVAALIKDLKQRGMLEETLIICGGEFGRTPFREGRTAASALLGRDHYPDVFTMWMAGGGVKGGYTHGESDELGFSVARDKVHVHDLQATLLHLLGFDHTRLVYRFQGRDYRLTDVHGEVVRALLV; encoded by the coding sequence ATGGATCCCTGCCGTTCTGTGCAAGCCACAACGTTTCGTTCACGTTCCGCTGAAGTGCCAGCCGAGCAGGCCCGCGCCGTCACGCGGCGGCACTTCTTGAAAGACTGCCAGCTCGGGCTGGGCGCGGCGGCCCTGGCGTCGCTCGTCGCTCGCGATCTCTCGGCCGCCACCTCGCAGGTGGTCAACCCGCTCGCGCCCCGCGCGCCGCACTTCGCGCCCAAGGCCAAGCAGGTCATCTACTTGCACCTCACCGGCTCGCCCCCGCACCTCGATCTGTACGACTACAAACCCGAGCTGGTCAAGCTCGACGGTCAGCCCTGCCCCGATTCGTTCATCAAGGGCAAGCGGTTCGCCTTCACGTCCGGCACGCCCAAGCTGCTGGGCACCCCGCGGCAGTTCGCCCAATATGGCCAGAACGGCGTCTGGCTTTCGGACGCTTTGCCGAACTTGCAGTTGGTGGCCGACGAGTTGTGCGTCATCCGCTCGATGACGACCGATCAGTTCAACCACGCCCCGGCCGAGTTGCTGCTGTACACCGGCTCGCCGCGTTCCGGCCGGCCCTCGATGGGCGCCTGGGTGACGTATGGCCTCGGTTCCGAAAATGAGAATCTGCCGGGCTTCGTGGTGTTGATCTCCAGCGGCGTGCAGCCCAACGGCGGCAAGAACTCGTTCGGCAGCGGGTTTCTGCCGTCGGTGTTTCAAGGCGTGCAGTGCCGTTCCAAGGGCGACCCCGTGCTCTATGCCTCCGACCCGGCGGGTATGGACCGCGGCATTCGACGTGACACGCTCGACGCCCTGCGCGATCTCAATGAGATGCAGGCCCGCGAAATGGGACACCCGGAAACGCTCACGCGGATCGCTCAATATGAGCTGGCGTTCCGCATGCAGACCGCCGTGCCCGAAGTCATGGACATTTCGCGGGAACCGAAAGAAACGATCGCGGCCTACGGCGCCGAGCCGGGCGGGGCGAGCTTTGCCAACAACTGTCTCTTGGCCCGGCGGCTGATCGAGCAAGGGGTGCGATACGTGCAGCTTTTCGACTGGGGATGGGATTTCCACGGCACGGGGGGCGACACCGACATCAAGGACGGCCTGACCAAGAAGTGCGCCAGCATGGACCAGCCGGTGGCGGCCTTGATTAAAGACCTCAAGCAACGGGGTATGCTGGAAGAGACGTTGATCATCTGCGGCGGCGAGTTTGGCCGCACGCCGTTCCGCGAGGGCCGCACGGCCGCCAGCGCCCTGTTGGGCCGCGACCACTATCCCGATGTGTTTACCATGTGGATGGCCGGCGGCGGCGTGAAAGGTGGCTACACGCACGGCGAATCGGACGAGTTGGGCTTCTCGGTCGCGCGCGACAAGGTCCACGTTCACGACTTGCAGGCCACCCTCCT